From a region of the Triticum aestivum cultivar Chinese Spring chromosome 7D, IWGSC CS RefSeq v2.1, whole genome shotgun sequence genome:
- the LOC123167775 gene encoding carboxyl-terminal-processing peptidase 3, chloroplastic — protein MEMVECSLAASRAARPMPGRVPRSRAPVLGVGAERARLRVRSERREQPPPVVRASAPPERDGGALGKAAAGLAAAAVVSLTGFAVDFAPPPARAESLTVAFPVSKAREVNRVQRTLVEAWGLIRETFVDPTFNHQDWDQKLQQTMVEMFPLKSADAAYGKISGMVSTLGDPFTRIITPKEYQSFRVGSDGNLQGVGIFINRDPASGRLLVMNCIEGGPADRAGIREGDELVEINGNSVLGLDVEAVAQRLRGRAGTTVEVKLLDGTGNERSGRIKQKEVQLSREVINLSPLSTAIISHRSGDGHEGKTGYVRLAAFSQTAAAEMERAIKKMEDQGVQSYILDLRNNPGGLVTAGLDVAQIWLDGDETLVNTVDREGNVQAINMVQGQSLTHDPLVVLVNEESASASEILAGALHDNGRAILVGHKTFGKGRIQSVTELDDGSALFITVAKYLSPALHEIDHVGIQPDIQCTADTLSLPRAPSLTGNNEAASLEMDSCIMVAEQALEIQQSKGSAS, from the exons ATGGAAATGGTTGAGTGCTCCCTGGCCGCCTCCCGCGCCGCGAGGCCCATGCCCGGCCGGGTCCCGAGGTCCCGGGCGCCGGTTCTTGGTGTTGGCGCCGAGAGAGCCAGGCTCCGGGTGCGGTCGGAGAGGCGGGAGCAGCCTCCGCCGGTCGTCAGGGCCTCCGCGCCGCCGGAGCGCGACGGTGGGGCGCTGGGGAAGGCCGCTGCGGGGCTCGCCGCCGCTGCCGTGGTGTCGCTGACCGGCTTCGCCGTGGActtcgccccgccgccggcgcgggCCGAGTCGCTTACGGTCGCCTTCCCCGTCTCCAAGGCCCGAGAG GTGAACCGGGTGCAGAGGACACTGGTGGAGGCGTGGGGGTTGATCCGCGAGACCTTCGTCGATCCCACCTTCAACCACCAAG ACTGGGACCAGAAACTTCAGCAGACGATGGTGGAGATGTTCCCGCTGAAATCGGCAGACGCTGCCTACGGCAAGATCAGCGGCATGGTGTCCACGCTAGGCGACCCCTTCACAAGGATCATCACCCCCAAG GAATATCAGAGTTTCAGGGTCGGAAGTGATGGGAATTTGCAAGGGGTTGGCATATTCATAAACAGGGACCCTGCCTCAGGACGCTTG CTTGTTATGAACTGCATTGAGGGAGGCCCAGCCGACCGAGCGGGCATACGTGAAGGCGATGAGCTAGTTGAGATCAACG GGAATAGTGTTTTGGGGTTGGACGTGGAAGCTGTGGCTCAGAGACTTAGAGGTCGTGCTGGAACGACTGTGGAAGTAAAACTATTGGAT GGTACTGGAAATGAAAGGAGTGGTAGGATAAAGCAAAAAGAG GTCCAGCTATCTCGTGAGGTTATCAATCTTTCACCTCTATCAACGGCAATTATCTCCCATAGATCGGGTGATGGGCATGAGGGCAAGACTGGGTATGTTAGGTTAGCTGCATTTTCTCAG actgctgctgctgaaaTGGAAAGGGCCATTAAAAAGATGGAAGATCAAGGTGTCCAGTCATATATTTTAGATCTGCGGAATAATCCA GGTGGTTTAGTAACAGCTGGTCTTGATGTGGCTCAAATTTGGTTAGATGGAGATGAAACTCTAGTGAACACCGTTGACCGTGAGGGCAATGTGCAAGCAATAAATATGGTCCAAGGCCAATCTTTAACACATGATCCTCTTGTGGTGCTT GTCAACGAAGAAAGTGCCAGTGCAAGCGAAATTTTGGCTGGGGCATTGCATGACAATGGCCGTGCTATTCTGGTAGGCCACAAAACCTTCGGTAAAGGAAGAATACAG AGCGTGACAGAGCTGGACGACGGTTCTGCTCTATTCATCACGGTTGCAAAGTATCTCTCTCCGGCACTGCACGAAATCGACCATGTAGGGATCCAACCCGACATACAATGCACCGCTGACACGCTATCATTACCGAGAGCGCCTTCGCTCACCGGGAACAATGAGGCCGCAAGTTTGGAGATGGACTCGTGCATTATGGTGGCGGAGCAGGCGTTGGAGATTCAGCAATCGAAGGGTTCCGCTTCGTAG